One region of Mangifera indica cultivar Alphonso chromosome 3, CATAS_Mindica_2.1, whole genome shotgun sequence genomic DNA includes:
- the LOC123210557 gene encoding polygalacturonase At1g48100-like isoform X1 yields the protein MHANCQGKTSIKTSLNLAYSNISKPVQPAHCFLNFPSSINPPPAKTRYLFMELVRWLLILICITVTLLLQISSNVEGRYHHHKKQKEKSSPVSPSPVSDPAPPPGKPITSSPSNPPSVPSEPYPNDPPNSPDCIFDVRDFGAVGDGCADDTAAFREAWKAACAVESGVVLAPADYSFKITSTIFSGPCKPGLVFQVDGVLMPPDGPDSWPKADSPNQWLVFYRLDDMTFTGKGTIEGNGQQWWDLPCKPHRGPQGSTAKGPCDSPAVSIIILNSTQKLNHKLKFVTKFMLLLVQLIRFFMSSNLVVSGLRIQNSPQFHMKFDGCEGVLIEKLSISSPKLSPNTDGIHIENTKSVGIYNSMISNGDDCISIGTGCANVDIEGVTCGPSHGISIGSLGVHNSEACVLNITVRNTNIRESDNGLRIKTWQGGSGCVSGISFENIQMENVLNCIIIDQYYCLSKECRNQTSAVYVTGVTYRNIKGTYDVRQPPIHFACSDTVPCTNIVMAEVELLPQEGELLDDPFCWNAYGTQETVTIPPINCLQDGQPQKLVEASAYDCSS from the exons ATGCATGCGAATTGCCAAGGCAAAACCTCTATAAAAACCTCCTTAAACTTAGCGTATTCTAATATAAGCAAACCAGTCCAGCCAGCTCATTGCTTTCTCAATTTCCCAAGCTCCATAAACCCACCGCCGGCGAAGACAAG ATATTTGTTCATGGAGCTCGTTCGTTGGTTGTTGATCCTCATTTGCATTACGGTTACCCTTCTTTTGCAAATTTCAAGCAATGTAGAAGGAAGATATCATCACCACAAAAAACAGAAGGAAAAGAGCTCCCCTGTTTCACCTTCCCCTGTTTCTGACCCTGCTCCTCCTCCTGGGAAACCCATCACTTCGTCGCCATCGAATCCTCCGTCTGTTCCTTCCGAACCCTATCCCAATGATCCACCGAACTCCCCGGACTGCATTTTTGACGTCAGAGATTTCGGAGCAGTGGGCGATGGTTGTGCCGATGACACTGCCGCATTCAGGGAGGCATGGAAAGCAGCTTGTGCTGTAGAGTCAGGGGTTGTTCTGGCTCCAGCTGattattctttcaaaattaCTTCAACAATCTTCTCAGGACCATGCAAGCCAGGACTTGTATTCCAG gTGGATGGTGTTCTAATGCCTCCAGATGGTCCTGATTCTTGGCCCAAAGCAGATAGCCCCAACCAATGGCTTGTGTTTTACAGACTTGATGATATGACTTTCACAGGGAAAGGAACCATTGAAGGGAATGGACAGCAATGGTGGGATCTTCCTTGTAAACCTCacagg GGTCCCCAGGGATCAACTGCGAAAGGACCATGTGACAGTCCTGCTGTGAGTATAATCATCTTAAACTCAACTCAAAAATTGAATCATAAACTGAAATTTGTAACTAAGTTCATGTTGTTACTTGTTCAGTTGATTAGGTTCTTCATGAGCTCAAATTTGGTAGTGAGTGGCTTAAGAATCCAAAACAGCCCGCAGTTTCATATGAAATTCGATGGTTGTGAAGGTGTTCTAATAGAAAAGTTGTCCATTTCTTCCCCTAAACTTAGCCCCAACACAGACGGAATTCATATAGAGAACACAAAGTCTGTTGGCATTTACAATTCCATGATAAGCAATG GTGATGATTGCATCTCCATTGGAACTGGATGTGCAAATGTGGACATTGAAGGTGTCACTTGCGGGCCTAGTCACGGGATAAG CATTGGGAGTCTAGGAGTGCACAATTCGGAAGCATGTGTTTTGAACATAACTGTGCGAAACACAAACATAAGAGAATCAGACAATGGGCTGAGGATCAAGACATGGCAAGGAGGATCAGGCTGTGTATCAGGAATATCATTTGAGAACATACAAATGGAGAACGTTTTAAACTGCATAATCATAGACCAATACTACTGCTTATCAAAAGAATGTCGAAACCAAACCTCAGCTGTGTATGTCACTGGTGTCACATACAGAAACATAAAGGGAACTTACGATGTTCGCCAACCGCCAATCCATTTTGCCTGCAGTGATACAGTGCCCTGCACAAATATAGTAATGGCTGAAGTTGAGCTTCTGCCGCAAGAAGGAGAATTACTGGATGATCCATTTTGTTGGAACGCTTATGGTACTCAGGAAACTGTGACTATTCCTCCCATTAATTGCTTGCAAGATGGGCAACCTCAGAAATTGGTAGAAGCCTCTGCATACGATTGCAGCAGCTGA
- the LOC123210557 gene encoding polygalacturonase At1g48100-like isoform X2 encodes MHANCQGKTSIKTSLNLAYSNISKPVQPAHCFLNFPSSINPPPAKTRYLFMELVRWLLILICITVTLLLQISSNVEGRYHHHKKQKEKSSPVSPSPVSDPAPPPGKPITSSPSNPPSVPSEPYPNDPPNSPDCIFDVRDFGAVGDGCADDTAAFREAWKAACAVESGVVLAPADYSFKITSTIFSGPCKPGLVFQVDGVLMPPDGPDSWPKADSPNQWLVFYRLDDMTFTGKGTIEGNGQQWWDLPCKPHRGPQGSTAKGPCDSPALIRFFMSSNLVVSGLRIQNSPQFHMKFDGCEGVLIEKLSISSPKLSPNTDGIHIENTKSVGIYNSMISNGDDCISIGTGCANVDIEGVTCGPSHGISIGSLGVHNSEACVLNITVRNTNIRESDNGLRIKTWQGGSGCVSGISFENIQMENVLNCIIIDQYYCLSKECRNQTSAVYVTGVTYRNIKGTYDVRQPPIHFACSDTVPCTNIVMAEVELLPQEGELLDDPFCWNAYGTQETVTIPPINCLQDGQPQKLVEASAYDCSS; translated from the exons ATGCATGCGAATTGCCAAGGCAAAACCTCTATAAAAACCTCCTTAAACTTAGCGTATTCTAATATAAGCAAACCAGTCCAGCCAGCTCATTGCTTTCTCAATTTCCCAAGCTCCATAAACCCACCGCCGGCGAAGACAAG ATATTTGTTCATGGAGCTCGTTCGTTGGTTGTTGATCCTCATTTGCATTACGGTTACCCTTCTTTTGCAAATTTCAAGCAATGTAGAAGGAAGATATCATCACCACAAAAAACAGAAGGAAAAGAGCTCCCCTGTTTCACCTTCCCCTGTTTCTGACCCTGCTCCTCCTCCTGGGAAACCCATCACTTCGTCGCCATCGAATCCTCCGTCTGTTCCTTCCGAACCCTATCCCAATGATCCACCGAACTCCCCGGACTGCATTTTTGACGTCAGAGATTTCGGAGCAGTGGGCGATGGTTGTGCCGATGACACTGCCGCATTCAGGGAGGCATGGAAAGCAGCTTGTGCTGTAGAGTCAGGGGTTGTTCTGGCTCCAGCTGattattctttcaaaattaCTTCAACAATCTTCTCAGGACCATGCAAGCCAGGACTTGTATTCCAG gTGGATGGTGTTCTAATGCCTCCAGATGGTCCTGATTCTTGGCCCAAAGCAGATAGCCCCAACCAATGGCTTGTGTTTTACAGACTTGATGATATGACTTTCACAGGGAAAGGAACCATTGAAGGGAATGGACAGCAATGGTGGGATCTTCCTTGTAAACCTCacagg GGTCCCCAGGGATCAACTGCGAAAGGACCATGTGACAGTCCTGCT TTGATTAGGTTCTTCATGAGCTCAAATTTGGTAGTGAGTGGCTTAAGAATCCAAAACAGCCCGCAGTTTCATATGAAATTCGATGGTTGTGAAGGTGTTCTAATAGAAAAGTTGTCCATTTCTTCCCCTAAACTTAGCCCCAACACAGACGGAATTCATATAGAGAACACAAAGTCTGTTGGCATTTACAATTCCATGATAAGCAATG GTGATGATTGCATCTCCATTGGAACTGGATGTGCAAATGTGGACATTGAAGGTGTCACTTGCGGGCCTAGTCACGGGATAAG CATTGGGAGTCTAGGAGTGCACAATTCGGAAGCATGTGTTTTGAACATAACTGTGCGAAACACAAACATAAGAGAATCAGACAATGGGCTGAGGATCAAGACATGGCAAGGAGGATCAGGCTGTGTATCAGGAATATCATTTGAGAACATACAAATGGAGAACGTTTTAAACTGCATAATCATAGACCAATACTACTGCTTATCAAAAGAATGTCGAAACCAAACCTCAGCTGTGTATGTCACTGGTGTCACATACAGAAACATAAAGGGAACTTACGATGTTCGCCAACCGCCAATCCATTTTGCCTGCAGTGATACAGTGCCCTGCACAAATATAGTAATGGCTGAAGTTGAGCTTCTGCCGCAAGAAGGAGAATTACTGGATGATCCATTTTGTTGGAACGCTTATGGTACTCAGGAAACTGTGACTATTCCTCCCATTAATTGCTTGCAAGATGGGCAACCTCAGAAATTGGTAGAAGCCTCTGCATACGATTGCAGCAGCTGA
- the LOC123210557 gene encoding polygalacturonase At1g48100-like isoform X3, whose translation MELVRWLLILICITVTLLLQISSNVEGRYHHHKKQKEKSSPVSPSPVSDPAPPPGKPITSSPSNPPSVPSEPYPNDPPNSPDCIFDVRDFGAVGDGCADDTAAFREAWKAACAVESGVVLAPADYSFKITSTIFSGPCKPGLVFQVDGVLMPPDGPDSWPKADSPNQWLVFYRLDDMTFTGKGTIEGNGQQWWDLPCKPHRGPQGSTAKGPCDSPAVSIIILNSTQKLNHKLKFVTKFMLLLVQLIRFFMSSNLVVSGLRIQNSPQFHMKFDGCEGVLIEKLSISSPKLSPNTDGIHIENTKSVGIYNSMISNGDDCISIGTGCANVDIEGVTCGPSHGISIGSLGVHNSEACVLNITVRNTNIRESDNGLRIKTWQGGSGCVSGISFENIQMENVLNCIIIDQYYCLSKECRNQTSAVYVTGVTYRNIKGTYDVRQPPIHFACSDTVPCTNIVMAEVELLPQEGELLDDPFCWNAYGTQETVTIPPINCLQDGQPQKLVEASAYDCSS comes from the exons ATGGAGCTCGTTCGTTGGTTGTTGATCCTCATTTGCATTACGGTTACCCTTCTTTTGCAAATTTCAAGCAATGTAGAAGGAAGATATCATCACCACAAAAAACAGAAGGAAAAGAGCTCCCCTGTTTCACCTTCCCCTGTTTCTGACCCTGCTCCTCCTCCTGGGAAACCCATCACTTCGTCGCCATCGAATCCTCCGTCTGTTCCTTCCGAACCCTATCCCAATGATCCACCGAACTCCCCGGACTGCATTTTTGACGTCAGAGATTTCGGAGCAGTGGGCGATGGTTGTGCCGATGACACTGCCGCATTCAGGGAGGCATGGAAAGCAGCTTGTGCTGTAGAGTCAGGGGTTGTTCTGGCTCCAGCTGattattctttcaaaattaCTTCAACAATCTTCTCAGGACCATGCAAGCCAGGACTTGTATTCCAG gTGGATGGTGTTCTAATGCCTCCAGATGGTCCTGATTCTTGGCCCAAAGCAGATAGCCCCAACCAATGGCTTGTGTTTTACAGACTTGATGATATGACTTTCACAGGGAAAGGAACCATTGAAGGGAATGGACAGCAATGGTGGGATCTTCCTTGTAAACCTCacagg GGTCCCCAGGGATCAACTGCGAAAGGACCATGTGACAGTCCTGCTGTGAGTATAATCATCTTAAACTCAACTCAAAAATTGAATCATAAACTGAAATTTGTAACTAAGTTCATGTTGTTACTTGTTCAGTTGATTAGGTTCTTCATGAGCTCAAATTTGGTAGTGAGTGGCTTAAGAATCCAAAACAGCCCGCAGTTTCATATGAAATTCGATGGTTGTGAAGGTGTTCTAATAGAAAAGTTGTCCATTTCTTCCCCTAAACTTAGCCCCAACACAGACGGAATTCATATAGAGAACACAAAGTCTGTTGGCATTTACAATTCCATGATAAGCAATG GTGATGATTGCATCTCCATTGGAACTGGATGTGCAAATGTGGACATTGAAGGTGTCACTTGCGGGCCTAGTCACGGGATAAG CATTGGGAGTCTAGGAGTGCACAATTCGGAAGCATGTGTTTTGAACATAACTGTGCGAAACACAAACATAAGAGAATCAGACAATGGGCTGAGGATCAAGACATGGCAAGGAGGATCAGGCTGTGTATCAGGAATATCATTTGAGAACATACAAATGGAGAACGTTTTAAACTGCATAATCATAGACCAATACTACTGCTTATCAAAAGAATGTCGAAACCAAACCTCAGCTGTGTATGTCACTGGTGTCACATACAGAAACATAAAGGGAACTTACGATGTTCGCCAACCGCCAATCCATTTTGCCTGCAGTGATACAGTGCCCTGCACAAATATAGTAATGGCTGAAGTTGAGCTTCTGCCGCAAGAAGGAGAATTACTGGATGATCCATTTTGTTGGAACGCTTATGGTACTCAGGAAACTGTGACTATTCCTCCCATTAATTGCTTGCAAGATGGGCAACCTCAGAAATTGGTAGAAGCCTCTGCATACGATTGCAGCAGCTGA